In the Bacillus sp. HSf4 genome, TAATTTCAGCCGTTTCGCTTTCGCTGAAATGAGCCCTTACTTCGTTGTAGATATCATCCGGCAGCCCGGCATCTGCAATTGTTGTTACAGCTTCGGTCAAGGCTAATACGGCCCGCTCCTTTTCCGTGTAAAAAGGGGCTTCACGCCAAGCGTTGAGAGCGTATATCCTCTGTTCTGACTCTCCGTTTTGCCGCGCATCCTTCGTATGCATATTCAGACAGAAGGCGCACCCGTTTAATTGTGACGCGCGGATTTTGATAAGCTCTTTTAACACCGGATCAAGGCTTGAAGAGGCCTGTGCTTTTTCAAGCTCAACCATACCGGCATAGCCCGCCGGATTTACTTTTTCCATTAAAAATCTCGTTTCCATATCAATTCCTCCTTTGCTGATTCATTTATATAACAAATGAGGCGTTCGGTTTGTGACAAAAAACACTATATTATGATGCGTTTTAGTTTATCCGGATTGGAAACGATATAAATATGTTTGACAGCATGCCCTTCAGGATCCCAGGCAAAACATAGAGCGTAAACCGGGCGGTTGTTCCGTGTGATCAGCACACCGTTTTGTCCATTGATATCGGCGGAAATAAAACGGCCTGAAAAGCTCCCTTTTTTGACCACTCCCGTAAAGAAAGCAGAGATTCGACTTCTGCCATAGATTGGTCTTAAGGCGCTGCGCACTTTTCCGCCGCCGTCCGTAAATAATATCGCCTCTTCTGCCACTCTTCTTGAAAACTCTGCAAAATTCCCTGTTTTTGCTGAATGGATAAACAGCTCTGCCAGCTCCTGTTCTTTATTCGGTTTGGATAAAACAGAGACTTCTCCGCCCAATTTATGTTTCAGCCGGCTGTAGATTTTCCGGCAGCTCGCTTCCGATTTTTCAATAATGGACGATATTTCCTTATACTGATAGCCAAACACATCCCTGAACATGAACACCGCCCTTTCTACAGGATTGAGCCGGCTCATCATCACCATGAACGCATAGGAAACCATTTCTTCTTTTTCAATGAATACAGCCGGGTTCTCCTCAGAGAGTGTCACCTGCGGTTCAGGAAGCCACTCTCCGACATACATTTCCCGTTTGTTCCGGGCTGAGTTCAAAAAATTAATGCAGCGGTTTGTGATCGATTTTGTCAAATAGGACTGAACATGATCCATTTGACTGATATCTTTCTCCTGCAGGTCAGCGAATAAATCATGCACCATATCCTCGGCATCTTGAAATGTTCCAATCATCCGATAAGCAATTGATAGTAGCAATGAACGATATTTTTGATAATATTCCATAGCTGCTCCCTTTCTGGATATTTTCTTTCAAAAAAAAAATAAAAGCTCCCTTTAGAGCTTTTATTTCGGTATCCTGATCGTAAACTGAATGTATTCTTCAAATTCCTCTTCTTCTGTATTCAGTTTGACGCCGCTGTCTTCGACCATTGACAGGGACTGGCGGATCGTATTCATCGCGATTCTCGCGTCTCTGCTGAACGCTTTTCTCTTTGGCTTAGGCTTTCGTTTGCCCTGTTCAAGCATTTTGACGACACGGTCTTCGGTTTGTTTAACATTTAAATTCTTTTCAATGACCTCGCTTAACAGCTTAACCTGGAGTTCGGGCTGTTTTAACGGGATGAGCGCTCTGGCGTGACGCTCGGAAATTTCTTTTTTTAAAATCGCTTCCTGAACCTCTTCCGGAAGCTTTAACAGCCTGAGTTTGTTGGCGATCGTGGACTGCCCTTTGCCCAGCCTTTGTGCGAGGGCTTCCTGGGTCAAGTCATGAAGCTCAAGCAGCCTTGCATATGCATGCGCTTCTTCAATCGAAGACAATTCCTCCCGTTGGAGGTTTTCAATCAGTGCGACAGAAGCCGTCTCTGTATCTGAAAAATCTTTGATAATGGCGGGAACCTTCTCCCAATTGAGCGTTTGAACCGCCCGCCAACGCCGCTCTCCTGCAATCAGTTCATATTGTCCTTCACGCTCTGTTTTTCTGACGACAATCGGCTGAATGATGCCGTGTGTATGAATGGTTGCGGCTAATTCTTGAATTTTTTCTTCAGAGAAAATGGTGCGCGGCTGAAAACGGTTAGGAATAATATCGCCTACTGGTATATCTTGAATTTCTTCTTTATTCGTATCATGTTCATTAATCTCTGCTTCTTCTTCCTTCTCACCAATGCCGAAGAGACGAGAGAATGAATGCTTCATGTACCTACACCACCTTTAAACACTGCCATTTTTATAATTCTATTTTCTCATGAATTTTCCTTCTGTGTCACCGCGAATTTTGAAGAAAACGAATATTTTAACCTTCAATAGGAGATTTATTAGGTGTTCCAGGTTTTCTTGGAAATTTCTTCGGTGTCTGCGACTGTTTTTTAATGACAATGATGTTTCTGTCGCTTTCTTCGATCGGCAGCTGAAAGGAATGTACGGCTTCAATTTGGCCGCCCAGCGCTTTTATGGCTTTTTTGCCCGTCTTTATTTCCTCTTCGGCGGAAGCTGCTTTTAAGGCTACGAATAAACCGTTTTTCTTGACGAGCGGCAGGCAAAGCTCACTGAGAACGGAAAGCCGTGCGACCGCCCTGGCTGTTACAATGTCAAAGCTTTCCCGCTTGTCTTTCAATCTCCCGAATGTTTCCGCACGGTCATGGTAAAAAGCTGTGCTTTCCAATTTTAAAGCAGCGGAAAGCTCGTTTAAAAATTGAATACGCTT is a window encoding:
- a CDS encoding carboxymuconolactone decarboxylase family protein, which codes for METRFLMEKVNPAGYAGMVELEKAQASSSLDPVLKELIKIRASQLNGCAFCLNMHTKDARQNGESEQRIYALNAWREAPFYTEKERAVLALTEAVTTIADAGLPDDIYNEVRAHFSESETAEIIMAVVTINAWNRIAIATRKMPAAD
- a CDS encoding RNA polymerase sigma-70 factor, which translates into the protein MEYYQKYRSLLLSIAYRMIGTFQDAEDMVHDLFADLQEKDISQMDHVQSYLTKSITNRCINFLNSARNKREMYVGEWLPEPQVTLSEENPAVFIEKEEMVSYAFMVMMSRLNPVERAVFMFRDVFGYQYKEISSIIEKSEASCRKIYSRLKHKLGGEVSVLSKPNKEQELAELFIHSAKTGNFAEFSRRVAEEAILFTDGGGKVRSALRPIYGRSRISAFFTGVVKKGSFSGRFISADINGQNGVLITRNNRPVYALCFAWDPEGHAVKHIYIVSNPDKLKRIII
- the noc gene encoding nucleoid occlusion protein; the encoded protein is MKHSFSRLFGIGEKEEEAEINEHDTNKEEIQDIPVGDIIPNRFQPRTIFSEEKIQELAATIHTHGIIQPIVVRKTEREGQYELIAGERRWRAVQTLNWEKVPAIIKDFSDTETASVALIENLQREELSSIEEAHAYARLLELHDLTQEALAQRLGKGQSTIANKLRLLKLPEEVQEAILKKEISERHARALIPLKQPELQVKLLSEVIEKNLNVKQTEDRVVKMLEQGKRKPKPKRKAFSRDARIAMNTIRQSLSMVEDSGVKLNTEEEEFEEYIQFTIRIPK
- the rsmG gene encoding 16S rRNA (guanine(527)-N(7))-methyltransferase RsmG, with the translated sequence MNIEQFTASLKEKGISLSPFQLEQFETYYEWLVEWNEKMNLTSITAKKEVYLKHFYDSITASFYVDFNKLDSLCDVGAGAGFPSLPIKICFPHLHVTIVDSLNKRIQFLNELSAALKLESTAFYHDRAETFGRLKDKRESFDIVTARAVARLSVLSELCLPLVKKNGLFVALKAASAEEEIKTGKKAIKALGGQIEAVHSFQLPIEESDRNIIVIKKQSQTPKKFPRKPGTPNKSPIEG